One region of Oryza glaberrima chromosome 7, OglaRS2, whole genome shotgun sequence genomic DNA includes:
- the LOC127780212 gene encoding uncharacterized protein LOC127780212 — MPFELELGPPPNTTMDSMSVRYLLNQIGSDRTTHIQILATVGGALLGFQALLGHRRRRSSNKLFLVLLWAAYTVSSNVVSYTVGLVQSVAERDRYSVQQWWAVGLLLLLGSADTMSAFTRGDAEQSKGMMAQHAVQTVLVLWLLVTRANNAILLGSSSRGVNWEWTITLSVCWLYSIVKMGQRIKAMRMASSSHGLVRAAKVVADYMHDTVDAWGCERCGHGGGDGARDLDSVDMGPYKYLVHGEEGRSTPPSEQTDYRTRVPEDGTVVTIDKIWRSDGELLVSSGDGVGDERRARARALKDTCLSFALFKLLKRRFCGLEVAEAGHQKARDFVVAGLLAGDDYERTFRVVELELSFAHDFFYTKYPALLPTSAVLHVARFVSLLAFLKLLYDFTYTASYTAKFFKDISAVGIFSSFNDFLFISMILGVEVMQQLSTGYSDWAVVHFVCDYVRRVDKNNKKRHGGGFGFRQAVIKRLAARRARTSRHWQNKLGQYSLLYHSSAGNCLSWLTGRLLEPKVVRLPREVKVAVLRSFKESGGRLAVGRSLDSRLRWACDRLLPPSTQLQSDTHWKTRAHTHTVLVWHIATTMCDHLDDAAAADQNGADRLVATRLSGYCAYLLAFVPEMLPDHSYTATLVLDAAVQEAREHLVDATAMPDKCKKLRDLGESNGGVRDGILMDGARLGSQLMAAASYDSRRRWKLLAEVWAELVLFLAPSDNADAHAESLARGGEFMTHIWALLTHAGILDRDPEAAAPPAGATAV, encoded by the coding sequence ATGCCGTTCGAGCTGGAGCTAGGCCCTCCTCCCAACACGACCATGGACTCCATGAGCGTCCGGTACCTTCTCAACCAGATCGGCAGCGACCGCACGACGCACATCCAGATCCTCGCCACGGTGGGCGGCGCGCTGCTCGGCTTCCAGGCGCTGCtgggccaccggcggcggcgcagcagcaacAAGCTCTTCCTCGTCCTGCTCTGGGCCGCCTACACCGTCTCCTCCAACGTCGTCTCCTACACCGTCGGCCTCGTCCAGTCTGTCGCCGAGCGCGACCGCTACAGCGTGCAGCAGTGGTGGGCCGTcgggctgctcctcctcctcggcagcGCCGACACCATGTCCGCCTTCACCCGCGGCGACGCCGAGCAGAGCAAGGGGATGATGGCCCAGCACGCCGTGCAGACCGTGCTCGTGCTCTGGTTGCTCGTCACCCGAGCCAACAACGCCATCCTGCtcggctcctcctcccgcggcgTCAACTGGGAGTGGACCATCACGCTCTCCGTCTGCTGGCTCTACAGCATCGTCAAGATGGGCCAGCGGATCAAGGCGATGCGCATGGCGAGCTCCTCGCACGGCCTCGTGCGCGCCGCCAAGGTGGTCGCCGACTACATGCACGACACCGTCGACGCGTGGGGCTGCGAACgctgcggccatggcggcggcgacggcgctcgcGACCTCGACTCCGTGGACATGGGCCCGTACAAGTATCTGGTCCACGGCGAGGAAGggcgctccacgccgccgtcggagcAGACGGACTACCGGACACGTGTTCCAGAAGACGGCACTGTCGTCACCATTGACAAGATCTGGCGCTCCGACGGCGAGCTGCTGGTGAGCTcaggcgacggcgtcggcgacgagcggcgggcgCGTGCGCGGGCGCTCAAGGACACGTGCCTCTCCTTCGCGCTGTTCAAGCTGCTGAAGCGGCGGTTCTGCGGGCTCGAGGTCGCGGAGGCGGGGCACCAGAAGGCGAGGGacttcgtcgtcgccggcctcctcgccggcgacgactacGAGCGCACGTTCCGCGTCGTGGAGCTCGAGCTGTCGTTCGCCCATGACTTCTTCTACACCAAGTACCCGGCGCTGCTCCCCACCAGCGCCGTGCTCCACGTCGCCCGCttcgtctccctcctcgccttcctcaAGCTCTTGTACGACTTCACCTACACGGCCAGCTACACAGCTAAGTTTTTCAAAGACATAAGCGCCGTCGGCATCTTCTCCTCCTTCAACGACTTCCTCTTCATCTCCATGATCCTCGGCGTGGAGGTCATGCAGCAGCTGTCCACCGGATACTCCGACTGGGCGGTCGTCCACTTCGTCTGCGACTACGTCAGGCGCGTCGACAAGAACAACAAgaagcggcacggcggcggcttcggcttcCGGCAAGCGGTGATCAAGCGGTTGGCGGCTCGCCGGGCGAGGACGTCGAGGCACTGGCAGAACAAGCTCGGCCAGTACTCCCTCCTCTACCATTCGTCAGCTGGCAACTGCCTGTCATGGCTGACCGGGCGCCTGCTGGAGCCGAAGGTCGTCAGGCTGCCGCGCGAGGTGAAGGTGGCAGTCCTCCGTTCGTTCAAGGAGAGCGGCGGCCGTCTCGCCGTCGGCCGGTCGCTGGACAGCCGGTTGCGGTGGGCGTGCGACCGCCTCCTGCCGCCGTCGACGCAGCTGCAGAGCGACACGCACTGGAAGACGCGAGCTCACACGCACACCGTCCTCGTGTGGCACATCGCCACCACGATGTGCGACCACctggacgacgccgccgccgccgaccagaaCGGCGCCGACCGCCTCGTCGCGACCCGCCTGTCAGGGTACTGCGCCTACCTGCTGGCTTTCGTCCCGGAGATGCTGCCGGACCACAGCTACACGGCCACGCTGGTCCTGGACGCCGCCGTGCAGGAGGCCCGGGAACACCTCGTCGATGCCACGGCCATGCCGGACAAGTGCAAGAAGCTGCGTGACCTCGGCGAGAGCAACGGCGGCGTCCGCGACGGGATACTGATGGACGGAGCGAGGCTGGGGAGCCAGCTGATGGCCGCCGCCAGCTACGACTCCCGCCGGCGGTGGAAGCTGCTCGCGGAGGTCTGGGCCGAGCTGGTGCTCTTCCTGGCGCCGTCGGACAACGCCGACGCCCACGCCGAGAGcctcgcccgcggcggcgagttCATGACGCACATCTGGGCGCTGCTCACGCACGCCGGCATCCTCGACCGTGACCCTGAagctgctgcgccgccggccggtgcCACTGCTGTTTGA